ATGTATTTACTTATAAAAACCCTCTAGCCCGGCGGGCGTGGCTCtgtagttgagcgtcgacctatgaaccaggaggtcacggtttgattcccagtcaggaatgcacatgccccggttgtgggcatgatccccagtgcggggcgtgcaggaggcagccgatcaatgattctctctcatcattgatatttctatctctcttcctctctgaaatcaaaaatatatatttttaaaaatcctctaaaGAAGTAGTTCTTAACCAGGGATGATTTCTGTCCCATAAGGGACATGTGGCAATGTCTAAAGACATTTTTCATTGCCATTTTGTTAGAACTCTCTAGTTCTAGGAGGCAGTGCTCCTGGCACCTGGTGGGCAGAGGCCACgggtgctgctaaacatcttCAGTGCCCTGGACCAACCCTCTCCCCTACAAAGCCCCAGCCCCCAAACATCACTAGACTTTCCAAAGGCTAGCGGAACTCCCCCAAATAGGTGTACCGATCATTTGAAatagcggtcgccaaccggtggtctgtgaggtccgaacggttggcgaccgctgactTAAAAAGCGCACCATCTGACAGTAATTGCAATGGGACCTGAGCCATCTATGAAGCAATCGTACCTGGGCGGAGGCGGGACAGGTCTTTGCAcactaaagcagagcccatgagCTTGATTGGGTCCATGATATGGATCCTGTCCCAGGATGACAACCTTTACCTGTGAATGCCAGGTGGCAGATTAAACAATACTCTAGTGTAGGCAGTGTAAAGGAACCCTGGGCTGACCGCTGACCTATACAAGGGGACAGGATAACGAGAAGGGcaaccccccctgccccacccatgaCCCAACTAGAACCCCCAGAAGAAAGCAGATGGCCTGGTATCTTACTTACTTTCCATGACCAAATTCTCCTTCACTCAGCCACCCTGCCACACCGCCCCCTCCCTTCGGACACAGGTATGGGAAACAAGTTAGGGTCAACTTTGCTTTCGCCCCTCTGATTTGTCAAATGACAAAAGTAAATACACCTTGAAAACAAGTACAACCATCCAGAGAGATTCAAAGTGGCTAGTCATCTCCCAGTTATCCTATCTCATcctgatgtttttaaaattacctacAGAATTGGGGTTATCGTACTCATTACCCTACATTTGGTGCTCCTCACATCACACATTTTAGCCTTCAAATGAATACGTAGAGCCCAGTCACTGATGGGCAGTCAGCTTGTTTTCCATTACAAAAAGTCACGCGGCAAGCACCCTGGTATGTATGTGTTTCTCCACTGTtgcttttatttctgtggaatacTTATAACAGTGGAGTTGCGGGTCAAAGAGTAAGTGTATTTCAAATTTTCATTTCCAACGAGTTGAAGCAATTCGGATGCCCCACCGGCAGCATACGAAGGGGCCTGTTCCCCTAGATCTTCTAAGGAATTTAACCAGAAGGTAACGAGGCCAGGTCAAGAGCCACGGGAGTAGGCGGCAAGATGCAGTGGAAAGTAATTAGGTCACTGTCGCGGGCTGTGTGAAGACACGGCCAGTCCTTTTGATCAGGCCGCCCACCTCTTCTTCAGTCTCGTGCTTCTGCTCAAGGTGCACCTTCTTAGAATCTTCTTCCATAGCCGACATATACCTTATCCTTCAAAATCCAGCTCAGACAGCCCCCTCTTCAGGAAGCTTTCGTGGGCCGCTCCCTTCCTGCTGCTGGTGCGCACACTGTCCCCTGCACGAAGCCACCTGTCCCAGCACAGAAGCTGGATAAGGGACAGCCTGGTCCTGGATAAAGGACACCCTCGGAGGAGCCAGGTAACCTCCCAGACCCTCCACATGCTCATCTGCAAAGCCACTCTGGGCCATCTGAtccccagttgcaggctcttttcttattcttccctATTTATATCGATCGCTGGTATTCAAACAGGACTTCTATTCAACCAAGGGGCAAAATCGCACTGAATTTAAAATAActtagtttttgtgtgttttttctaactTCAGAAACAAGGAGCTATATCCAAAGTCCTTACTCTACACTGAAAATTGGGAAGTTTGCTAAGTATTAGGCGTAGTAGCCTTATCAAGGTGGCTTATTCACCCATTTCACTTCTACTTGACAGATATGACTAAGTCACGGGATTCCTGCTCTCAACTTATAAATGGGGAGGGAAAAGGGTAAGAACGAATTGTAAAAAATCTCCCGTGTAAGCAGACACTAAGCATATTTGGGGGGTTTCGAGGAAAACCAGATCACAACGGTGGTGAACGGGATTCAGTGAGGTGCCATAGATCTATAGTTGGTTTTAAGAGACGGAAGTGAGGAGAGGCCTGCCACAGCGTTCAATTCTGGTGTAGAAGAATGGGAGGTGGAGGTAAGGCTGGTTAAGTAGGACATGGCCATATTCATGCAGCCTCCATCGTTCTGGCAGTGGGAAGCCAGACAAGCTTCTGAACAGGAGGCTGACATGACCAGAGCCCCCAGGTAGCAGCCGGCTGTACAACCAACCAAAGCAAAGGGCTTTGGTAACAGGGCAGCAGAGCTGTTTGGGCCAGAAGTTAAGAGACTGAAGGACAGCGTGGTCAGACAGAAAGAATACTGAgcttcttgccgaaaccggtttggctcagtagatagagcgtcggcctgtggactgaagggtcccaggttcgattccggtcaagggcatgtacctgggttgcgggcacatccccgttgggggtgtgcaggaggcggctgatcgatgtttctctctcatcaatgtttctgactctcttgtctctctcccttcctctctgtggaaaatcaataaaatatatttaaaaaataaataaataaaaataaaataaaaaaaaaagaaagaatactgAGCTTCTTAGTCAAGGTGGGGCTGACTATAACCAGCAGAAAAAGAGTAACTCCTTcatgcctcagcttcctcatcaccACCACAATAATACTTAACACTAGTCGGGGATTGGTTTcaggattaaataaaacacaagaaaGGAGAGCATACAGACACATGGtctatgggaaaaaataaaagagtaaatataGGTTAAAATATAGCCTGACAAACCTCACAATTCTAGTATTTTATTTCGTTACCGAATTATGGACAGTGTTTTAACCCCAGTGTCCCTAATTAAGAAATACTCTTTGATTCCCACTCTTCTTTTGCAAGAATTCACCCACAACCTGTACTTACATCTCTTATGTTGCACATTTGGGTCCACGTGAAGACTTGATGTGGGGGTGGGTAAACAGTGTAACGTCTTCTTTCTTCTGCAACAAATCCCATTAGCtgattgggaaaaaaataaaacaactagatTTAAAATGAGATTCTCACTGAAAAGCATACGAATTCAATCAGAAAGTTAACTGAAGCATTATCTAACGCTTTGCTAGGTTTTCTGTCCCAattcttttctgccctggcctggcagctcagttggttagagcaatacaccaaggttgcaggttctctcTCCTGTAAGGGCacatctctaaaatcagtaagtaaagccctaaccggtttggctcagtggatagagcgtgggcctgcagactgaagggtcccgggttcgattccggtcaagggcatgtacctgggttgcgggcacatccccagtagggagtgtgcaggaggcagctgatcgatgtttctctcgcatccatgtttctaactctctatccctctccctctctgtaaaaaaataaataaaatacattttcaaaaaataaaataaaatcagtaagtaaaaaaataaataaaaatttcgaaataattttgaagaaaaaccCAGCAAATAAAAACAGtacctgctccctccccaccgGAGTTGCTCCGGCGCTTCCATTCCCTCCCTTGCTTTGGGCTGGGTCTAAATTGATTGGCTTAGGTGCCTTCATTTCCTGTTCATGCCAACCCCGCCCCCCATTTTAAAGGCGGAGCCAGGTTCCAAGCCATCCGGTGTGCGGGTTTTCACTTGGCCCCTCTTTCCTGGATAGCAGCCGAACTAGATGGACTAAAAGAAGCCACGATATCATCTTAAGTCGTTTAGCAACGAATATAAATGTGCAGGTTCAAAACACCATGGTTAACGAGAAAAGGACCCCGAAGGAGGGAAAGCAGGAGACGACAAAAGCCATAGCCTGTACACGCGGCCTGGGCCTGCGACGGCCTCCTCGCTGACCTTAATAAAATACGGCTTCCCGAACTCTCCGCTCAGGTGCTTCTTCCAGCTCTCCCCGAAGCCCACCGGCACGTTGCGAGCCGCGAGTCTCAGCAGGGCCGCGGCCTTGTTCTTCTGGATGCGGACCAACTGCTCGGGGCTCAGCGGCGACGAGGGCGGCGTGCCGGGCTCCTCCTGCTCCGCCCGGGCCTTCTTGGCGGGGCTGACCTGCAAGCGGTCCCCGCAGAGGCGGGTCAAGATGCGCAGCGGGCCTCTCCCGGGCACCAGCAGGTTCCGCCCCGCACCCCAAGGCCCATAGCAGAGGACGCCCATCCGTGGGTTCCGGCCCCGCCCGGAAAGTCAGTGCAAAACCGGACCCTGGGAACCCAGGCCTTAGGCCAGACCCGCACTTAGCAGGCCGATGCCCCAAGTTTCGTGTTTGGTATTAATGCGGGgcggagtggagtggagtggcgCGGGGCGCTGAAACGGAAGCCCCGCAACcaggcgccccgccccgccggacCCGCCGCTGCGCGTCCCCACGTGGTCTTTTCGCGGCAAAAACTCTCCCCGAAGTcccgccccttcctccctccgATTGGACGCGGCCGAGAAGGGCGGTCCCCTCGCCTCTGATTGGCGCCGTGGACGCCGGAGTTCGCCCCTATTGGCTGGCCCCTCAGCATGGCCGCCAGTGGAGGACCGCGGCGGCTGTTTTGAGTATGTGGAGGCTGCTTTAGACACGAGACCCCAGGTTATCGAGTCAGGGCGCGTCTCTGCAGCTCTTCAGTCGCGCGGCCCCCGccgccttcctccctctcccttcccccttccccggCCCCACGAGCGGTCCCCGCCGCGCCTCACCGCTGCATCCCCGCTCTCCTCAGCTACGGCCGCCACGCCGGTCCCCGGGTCGGCCGGCTCGGGGCTGCGGGCACGTCGCTTCCCGACGGGGCTCGGGGAGAAGAAGGAGTAGAGCGTCTTCTGGCCGATCATCCCGAAGCCGCCCGGGGACCCGCGAGGCTGGGGGAAGCGGAGGCGCGCCGCCCGGGGTCCCGCGAGGTTGGCTCCGGCGGTGGCGGTCCGCAATTGGCGCCAAGCCGCGCGCGCATGCTCCCgccgagggggtggggtgggctgggcggggggcggcggaggGCCCAATACGCATGTGCGGGAggggcggctgggggcagggtttCCTGAGGTCATCCGTTCATTTGTTAACTCTTCATTCTCTCATCACCCCTCTGCCTTGGGGCAAGTCCCCGCATTCTCCTCgctgtggagggggaggagggcggagaagaaaagataaaagtaCCTGCAAGTCAAGTAGGAGTGGGAGTGAAATTAGCATTTAAATAGCATTTGTTGAGCTCTTGGATACTGCATTATCTCATCCAATTTTCACAACCCATTTTACTGACCAACTAGCTAAGGCTAAGAACAGCCCAACTTACTGTGCCTTACCTGTAAGTTTTGGGGAGACTTTGAGGACGTGAAGGTTGGCCTCCAGAATAGTCATCCTCTGTaaggcacccccgcccccccccccccccaatacaccTGCCTGTCCTTCCCTCCCCATAGCCAAACCATCAACAGGTCCAATTGGTTGTCTCCAAAAGAAAGCCTGAATTCAGCTGCTGCTCTCTCCATCTCCTGGCTAAAATCCCAGCTGGTCACATCTTTCCTACCAAGTGATCTGTTGGAAAtgtaaaattattcataataaaaCAAACAGTTTCCAAATATGCTTAGCCTAGAATGCCAGCTCGTCCCTCGTGTGGTCTTCACACCCTTGCACGCAGCAGTCCCTACCTGGAAGCTTCGGGTCTCTGCCCGGGACCCTTCCTCTGAAAGGCCTTCTCCTGCCGGTCACTCTATTTGTAGCTTCTGTATTACCGAACATTATCCTCTGTATTCTTTCCTTGTTTATTTCTGTCTGCATCTCCAAAATGTAACCTgagtgagggcagggactgtatTCTTCTTGTTAACAGATGAGTTCCAGCGCTTAGAACAGGGAGCTTGCTGggtaagaaagagagaaagctcgtaattttaaatcatttaccCACACAGCAACTCCCTGTGGGGCTCCCAAATGAATCCCCAGGGAGAGGTGCACCGAGTAACAGCTCCCAAACCAAGGGTGATCCTCAAAAGTTACAGAACAAATTCTAAACTCAAAACGCGGGGGGGACAGTACTTGCAACTCGCCCAGGGGGCCAGCAGGTGGCGCGCGGAGGCCGCCCACCGCCTTGCTTTGCAGCGCTGCCTGCGCTTCCCAGCTCGCCGGTCGAAATCCACCCGGAAGTACTGCTGTGGTCCGGGTGAGTGTtttccccttcccgcccccctaTCGACCGTGTTTGCGGGGTTCGCAAGCTGCGCAGACGCTGAGGTTTTAAAGAGAACCCTGGGCACCCCCGCCCCACGCAGGTGTTAGAGTTATTTTCTTATCAGAATTCCGGCACTTGCCTATGGGTCACGTTGAACTGTTTACATGTAGATTAAGAATCacatccagccctagccggtgtgggtcagtgggtagagcgtgggcctgctggactgaagggtcccgggttcgggtCACGGGACATGCCCGGGTGGGCGGCgagatccccagtcgggggcgtgcaggaggcagctaatcaatgattctctatctctttccctctcccttcctctctgaaatcaataaaaggggaaaaaaggaatcaTATCCACTTGAGGGTCACTATACTGcttccctattttattttaatatggtgtgggcagggcaggcggcTAGGGTGGAAGGGAGATAGACACACTGCTTTTCTGATGACTTTACGACAGGCAAGCCCCTTACTTTCTCCTAGTGTTAGTTACCCCATCTGTAAATTTGCCTGTACAGtgtgaattggggggggggggggggctgtgtctATAAAAATACAGGTGCTTGCCCAGAcgacctggctcagtggttgagcatcaacctgtgaaccaagaggtcacggtttcattccaggtcagggcacatgtagtaGTTCCAGGAttgatcctcagtgggaggcgggcaggaggaagccgatcagtgattctctcatcattgatgtttctatcgctctctccctctcccttcctctctgaaatcaataaaagtatattttaaaaatccttcaggTGCTGGCATTTGGGTCTTTGCAAGCTAGGCCAGCTGATTCCAGCATAGCCAGGTGCGGGAGACTCTGGGCTGGACCAGATCATCCCAAAGGACCAACCATCCCAGCTTTAACCCTCTACTTCCTTCCTAGCACGTGGCGTTAAACTTTAAAGTGGAAACTTGAAAACAGCCAGGAGGAATGCTGCTGTGGATCCCTTGGCCATAGAGCACATTTTTGCATCCGGGACAGAGCCTGGgccgtgtctctctctctgccccaccactgacccccaggcctttgctctgtgGACACAGGATGGACAGATTCCTGGTGAAGAGGGCTCTCGGGGGCCTTGTGGGAAAGAGGGAGCAGGAGCAGACAGGAGCAGGCCCGGCTGAGCTGGGAGAAGACGAGGAAAGCACCAGGAAGAGGCCCAGGACAGAAACGCCGGGGAGTGGTGCTGACTTGGCCGGCCTCAGCTGGCGACGCATTCGATCCGAGGGCCTGGACTGCGATTACACAGTCCTGTTTGGCAAAGCCGAAGCGGACGAGATTTTCCGAGAGCTGGAGCAAGAAGTGGAATATTTTACAGGTAAGCGGAGGACTGCAGAGTGTGTGCTGAAGGCTTGCTCGACAAAACTAGTCTATGTTTAGAGAAATCGGAACTCAGGAGCCATTAATTACTGATGAGTTTGTTAATTGATTCAACACATATTCTCCGGGCCCCTGTGGGCCAAGATCCTACCTAGGCGCTTGGgataaaaactgaaaacaaaaaaaaaacaacaggattGCCTGCCCACCGGGGGCTGACAGACAACTAGAATGAATCTCCATGGGGAGAATCATCTGGgaaagttgaaaaaagaaaaagatgctgaGTTCTGACCGAGATCAGTTGAATCGGAGTAgctgggggcgcagcctgagcATCAGTGTTTTCAGAAAGCTGCCAGGTGAATCCAGcgtgcagccagggctgggagccacTGGCCCAAGAGAGACAGCAAATGGCCCGGTAACTCTGCAGTGCTCTCGGCATCACCAGGGGACTCTGGCTTTTAACTCCGgtggctgggccccaccccacagtctagtgcagccgtgggcaaactacggcccgcgggccggatccggccgtttgaaatgaataaaactaaaaaaaaaaaagaccgtacccttttatgtaatgatgtttactttgaatttatattagttcacacaaacactccatccatgcttttgttccggccctccggtccagtttaagaacccatggtggccctcgagtcaaaaagtttgcgcACCCCTGGCTAGTGTCTGAATTCTCAGGTCACGTAGAGGCTGCTGGGGTACCACGCAGTGAGAACCACCAAGGTGGCAGAGCACTGGGAAGCTTAGGAAAGTCCACAGGGGACCCCAGCCTACAGACTAAGCCATACTGGCCCCACCTTTCAGGGGGTCCTATACCCTTGGTCTCCACAGTGGGCAAAATCACCCCCGTGTGTATCAACCCCTAACTTTATCTCGCTCACATCTCAGCCTCTTTACTCTGTTCCTACTGTAGTTAAGGCGATTGagtgatggtgtttttaaagtaaTTGGAGCAGGACCATGTTTCTCTAAGTGTAGGACAAGaatcactgtttttttaaaaaatatatttttatttagagaggaagggaaagagattagaaacatcaatgatgagagggaatcactgagcggctgcctcctgcatgccccctactggggatcgggcccacaatctgggcatgtgccacaGTGACTTTTGAGGAGGGGTCCTTGGTCAGGTTATTAAGTTATTCCTTCCCTGGCGGGGTAGCGCAGtcgttagagcattgtcctgatatgtcaaggtttcaggttccaccCCAGGTCAGgccatatacaagaatcaaccaatgaatccataaataagtggaacaacaaatccatgtttctctctctcccttcctctctctaaaatcagtcagtcaataatttctttaaagttaCCCTGCACACTCAGGTAGCGAGTGTGTAGGCACCCACCTGCCCAGGTTTCTGAGCTGCCGTGCTTCGTCTGCAGGTGCGCTGGCCCAGGTGCAGGTGTTTGGGAAGTGGCACAGCGTGCCAAGGAAGCAGGCGACGTACGGCGACGCTGGGCTGACCTACACGTTTTCAGGCCTCACTCTGTCTCCAAAACCCTGGATCCCCGTTCTGGAGCGAGTCCGGGATCGTGTTTCTTTGGTGACTGGGCAGGCCTTCAACTTTGTGCTGGTTAACAGGTGACGCCCTCCTTGTCTTTTACTTTTGCTGTAGGCCGCTGCGCTGAATTTTATCCATCTCTGCCGCTTCAAAAGGGAGAGTGTGGGATGCCTCCATATTTGATTCCTTTGCACAGCGGGTAACTCCTCCGTGCACGGGGCTGTGGTTGGTGGTGGAGTGGCATGAACCGTCTGTCTCCCTGGAGCTCATGCCGCAGGGGAAGGGAGCGGTGATTCACAGATGAACAGCCGAACGAGATAATTTCAGACGCTGATAAGCGTCTTGCTGATTTGACCAAGAAGGGCCGGCAGGAAGGGGTCTGGGTTCAGGGCAGGCTTTCTCAACAGGATgtttgggccagataattctgtGGGCGGACTCTCCTGTATATCGTAGGGAGTTGAGAGCAGCATTCccggcctccacccactagatgccagtagcaacccTCCCGTCATTGCAACCAAAATGTCCCCAGACATCGCCCAGTCCCAGGGTGGGGCAGAATCCTCTAGGTTGAGAACTCTGGGTTTAGGGGATGGTGGTGAGAGGAGGGTTCACAGAGGCGCTGACTTTTGCACTGATTAACTAaatggagagagagcaggagcCACACAgccactgggggggagggggggcagagggaTCTTGGTGTTTATGGAGTGAAAAATCCCATTGATATTTCCAGAAAGCAGTGAATGAGGGAAAGGGGTCTGGGGTGAGCTCAGAGGTGGGCAAGGGCCAGACTGTGAAAGGAATAAGGATTTTATCTAGGTGTAGGGAGAGACTtcgttattaatcctcacctgaggatatttttttccattgatttttagagtgtggaatggagggaggggggaaaaagagagggagaaacattgatgtgagagagacacttcaattggttgcctcctgcacatgcctgaccggactggggaattgaacctgtaacccaggtatgtgcccttgaccgggaatggaacccgcaacccttccgtgcgagggctgacactctaaaccaggggtcctcaaactttttaaacagggggccagttcactgtccctcagacggttggagggccggactatagtttaaaaaaaaaactatgaacaaattcctatgcacactgcacatctcttattttgaagtaaaaaaacaaaacgggaacaaatacaatatttgtatttgcatgtggcccgcgggccgtagtttgaggacccctgctctaaacactggccagggcagggagagacCTTTTCATGAGGAAGGTTTACATATGTGAACCGGGAGAACTAGAAAACATGTTTTGGCTTCTATGGGTGGTTGACTTTTAAAGCATGTGATCAACGAGGACTGGGTAACACAGTGGAAAGGCTCTAGGCGTGGCCCACCGGCAGGCCCAGGTAAGGCCTCGCAGAAACTGGCATGCCGGGAGCGGCTTTTCCCGGTGAGAACATGAGGATGCTCCGTGTTGGCGCGTTTCAGGAGCGAGCTGTGCTGTGAGCTGTGCCTGCTTCCTCACTGTAGGTATAAGGATGGCTGCGACCACATTGGGGAACACCGAGATGACGAAAGAGAACTGGCTCCTGGGAGCCCCATCGCCTCCGTCTCCTTTGGGGCCTGCAGAGACTTCTTCTTCCGGCACAGAGATGCTCGAGGGAGAAGCCCCTCCCGGAGGCTGGAGGTGGTCAGGCTGCCGCTGGCCCACGGGAGTCTACTGATGATGAACCACCCGACCAACTCTCACTGGTATCACAGTCTCCCCGTCCGCAAGAAGGTTCTGGCTCCGCGCGTCAATCTGACCTTTCGTAGAATTCTGCCTActagaaagtaaaaatattttccgGTTAGTActtctgttttctgtttcctctcGGACTCGAGGATGGAGCTGACATTGCCTTTACcaacaggaaaagaaaaggctTAACATTACATAACAATTCAGAAAGAGGATGTTTCTATCACATCAGTACATGATGAAATAGCCCTGGCTCAGTCGGTAGGAGCGTAGTTCCAtccactgaaaggtcccaggttcgattcctggccagagcacatgcctagattgcagtTTCGATCCCCGGCTCCAGCTGGGGGCATGGTCAGGGCAAGTgtagaaggcaaccgatcaatgtttctctctcacatcgatgttgctctcattctcctttcccctctctctaaaaaccagtgaaaatgtcctccggtgaggatttaaaaaaaataaattatgaaagaaTACCAGTTGATTTTTTCCTGAAAATGATTCTTTTATTGCTATAATACACAGCAGATACAAAAGGTACCTTTAGCAAGTACATAAATCAGCAGTTATTATGGCATAAACTACTACTTTAACTTAGGTTTTTCCAAAAAGAAGCTGTTTTGTAAATAACTTAAAACTAGAAATAAGATTATTTGGCCGCTACTTAATGCCTGATAATTTACAAAATGAGGAAGTCAGCTTCAAGTCAACTTAAGAGACTCTGCACAGTATCATTTTACAACCTTGGCTCCCACCCAGGCCTCTGACCAACAACCTGCTTACAACGTGTTCAAAGGATCAGCCCTTCCGTGCCCGGCATCTCTCTTAACGGCAGGTTTCAAAGAGGAGCCGTGGCAGAGCAGCAGTTACTCAAAGCTACAGGTTTGCAGTGCAGTTCAAGGTCACACGATTGGGTATCTGTTCCACCAGCCTCGGGTAACACAGGTAGGTCTGCTTGTTTCAACATCAAAGCCAGGGTCTGCCACGGAATCAGGAGGGAGCAGCAGTGAATGGATGGACCCAACGCTTCCAGCTGCTCCCTTCACCCCGCCGGCCATGACCTGGAGAACCTTCACAGTATGTTCTATCCGTGATGAGAGTCTGCGTCCTCAGGATGCGAGCTGGGCCTGGTGGGAACGTGGCCTCTTGAGCTTTTAGCTGACACCCAGGCATCCTCTAGAAGTGTCCGCCTGCTCGCCCCCACCAGAGGAAGTGCAGGTCCTAGACTTAACTCAGGTGGCCTTGTGGGTAGGTCTGATTCCAAATCATCTCTCTGAAGAGTCCATACGAATTTGgtatcctttttccttttttttaatacaaaaaaatatccAGCTAAAACACAGATACTCCCGTGCCATCAAAATGCCTTCGGCCCTGGTCTGTGTTCGTGAGACTCACCTGAAGAGGGAAGAGAATGCTCACCGCAGTCTCTCTGTATTAGGCTGCTGGGAACAAATACATTTAGGATGTGGACCTATAACCGAATGACAATACTAGGTGTCAGCTGTAgttgtgtttaaaaaataacttggaCATCTTTTTGTGGAAAAGCCTGGCCTTGGACGGTCACTGAATCTAACCCTTCACTTTGTGATGCGGAAACAGGTCCATGGAGACTGCAGCCCCGGGGTCAGTGCCTTTCCTTCCGGATCAGGCTCTCAGATCCAGGCAGGGCTGTCTTCTTACGCAGCCCCG
The sequence above is drawn from the Myotis daubentonii chromosome 19, mMyoDau2.1, whole genome shotgun sequence genome and encodes:
- the ALKBH2 gene encoding DNA oxidative demethylase ALKBH2 isoform X1, with the protein product MDRFLVKRALGGLVGKREQEQTGAGPAELGEDEESTRKRPRTETPGSGADLAGLSWRRIRSEGLDCDYTVLFGKAEADEIFRELEQEVEYFTGALAQVQVFGKWHSVPRKQATYGDAGLTYTFSGLTLSPKPWIPVLERVRDRVSLVTGQAFNFVLVNRYKDGCDHIGEHRDDERELAPGSPIASVSFGACRDFFFRHRDARGRSPSRRLEVVRLPLAHGSLLMMNHPTNSHWYHSLPVRKKVLAPRVNLTFRRILPTRK
- the UNG gene encoding uracil-DNA glycosylase, which translates into the protein MIGQKTLYSFFSPSPVGKRRARSPEPADPGTGVAAVAEESGDAAVSPAKKARAEQEEPGTPPSSPLSPEQLVRIQKNKAAALLRLAARNVPVGFGESWKKHLSGEFGKPYFIKLMGFVAEERRRYTVYPPPHQVFTWTQMCNIRDVKVVILGQDPYHGPNQAHGLCFSVQRPVPPPPSLENIYKELSTDIDGFVHPGHGDLSGWAKQGVLLLNAVLTVRAHQANSHKERGWEQFTDAVVSWLNQNSSGLVFLLWGSYAQKKGSAIDRKRHHVLQTAHPSPLSVYRGFFGCRHFSKTNELLQKSGKEPINWKDL
- the ALKBH2 gene encoding DNA oxidative demethylase ALKBH2 isoform X2 produces the protein MDRFLVKRALGGLVGKREQEQTGAGPAELGEDEESTRKRPRTETPGSGADLAGLSWRRIRSEGLDCDYTVLFGKAEADEIFRELEQEVEYFTGIRMAATTLGNTEMTKENWLLGAPSPPSPLGPAETSSSGTEMLEGEAPPGGWRWSGCRWPTGVY